Below is a window of Mycolicibacterium chitae DNA.
TGCGCAGCACCTCGGTGGCCAGCACCGGCAGATCGTCGAGGCGCTCGGTCAGCGGAAGCAGATGCAGCGCCGGCATCGAATCGGTGACCGCGGTGGCCACCGGATCACCGCCGAGGGCGTCGACCACCATGTCGTAGGGGTCCTGCCCGTCGACCCAGTCCTTGACGGCCAGACCGAGCTCGTGCACCGCGGACTCCTTCAGCGACGCCAACTCCAGGCGCGGGATCACCAGCGTGGGTTCGCGACCCACCGGCACCACCAGGGCGGTGAGACGCTCGAAGGTCTGCGCGCGCGAACCCACCAGATACCGCAGGTCGTAGCCGGGGGTGATGATCAGCCCGGCCAGGCCCGCCGCCGAGGCCGCCTCCGCGGCGGCGCGCAGGCGATGCGCGTAGACACTGGTGTCGAACCGGTTGGCAGTCATGGCCTCCAGGTTAGTTGGCGTCGGCGGCCTTAGGATCACGGAGTGCAACCCTGGGAATTGAGCGCCCGTGAACATGTCCGCGACACGCTGGCCCGCTACACCTGGTCGGGTGACGCGGGCCGGGTCGACGATCTGGCGGCCACGTTCTGCGAGGACGGTGTGCTCGAGATCCGCGGCGAGCCCCCGCTGCGCGGCCGCGCGGCCATCGTCGACCGACTCGGCGCGGTGGCCCAGACCGCCCCGGCGGCCGCCGACGTGCGCCGCATCGTCCGGCACAACCTGGCCAACATCCGGTTCACCGAACTCACCCCGCGTTCCGCGCGGGTGTCGTCGTACTTCACGGTGTTCACCGAGATCGGGTTGGACCACTACGGCCGCTACCGCGATGACCTAGTGCCCGTCGAGGGGCCCGACGGCACCGAATGGCTGATCGCGCACCGCTTCGTCTCCACCGACTGGAGCGCCCCGGACTCGACGATGGCCCGTTAGGGAAGGATCGCCAGCATGGTCTCTGATTCCGCCGGCCGCGTGGTGCTGCTCGACGGCGCCAGCATGTGGTTCCGCTCGTTCTTCGGCCTGCCGTCCTCGCTGAAGTCGCCCGACGGCCGCCCCGTCAACGCGGTGCGCGGATTCTTCGACGCCGTCGCGACGGTGATCACCCAGCAGCGCCCGACCCGCCTGGTGGTGTGCCTGGATCTGGATTGGCGCCCGCAGTGGCGGGTGGACCTGGTCCCGTCCTACAAGGCGCACCGGGTGGAGGTCGAAACCCCCGGCGCCGCACCGGATATCGAGGAAGTCCCCGACGAGCTGACGCCCCAGGTCGAGATGATCTTCGAACTGCTCGACGCGTTCGGGCTGGTCACCGGCGGCGCCGCCGGCTTCGAGGCCGATGACGTCCTGGGCACGCTGGCGGCCCGGGAGCGCCGCGACCCCGTCGTGGTCGTCAGCGGCGACCGGGACCTGCTCCAGGTGGTCGCCGACGACCCGGTGCCGGTGCGGGTGCTCTACCTGGGCCGCGGCCTGGCCCGGGCGCCGCTGTTCGGGCCGGTCGAGGTGGCCGAGAAGTTCGGGGTGCCGCTGGACCGGGCGGGCGCGGGCTACGCCGAGTTGGCGCTGCTGCGCGGGGATCCCTCCGACGGCCTGCCCGGGGTCGCGGGTATCGGCGAGAAGACCGCCGCCACCCTGCTGGCCCGGCACGGCTCGCTGGCCGGCATCCTCGCCGCCGCCGAGGACCCGAAATCCACTGTTGCCAAGGGGATTCGGGCCAAGCTGGCGGCGGGCCGGGACTACCTGAAGGCGGCCGAACCGGTGGTGCGGGTGGCCACGGACGCGCCGGTGGAACTGTCCGCACCCACCGATGCGTTGCCGTTGACGGCCAAGGACCCCCAGCGGGTCGCGGACCTGGCCGCGGCCTACGGGGTCGGATCGTCGATCGGTCGCCTGCAGAAGGCCCTGGACTCGTTGCCGGACGCGCCGGCGGGCTGAGCGGCTACTTCGGCCGCCCCACCTCGTAGGTGCCCTCGTCGTCCTGGAACGTCACCGTCACCTGACGTTTGGTGCCGTCGATGCTGACCTCACAGGTGAAGGTGGAGTTCTTCTGCACCTTGGGGTTCTCGCCGCCGTTGCACTTGACGTCCTGAACGTTCTTGGCGCCGTAGCCGTTTGCCTCGTCCGACAGGATCTGCTGGACGCCCTCCTGGGCCTTGTTGACGTCGAGCTTGGTGGTCACGAAGAAGCCCGGCAGCCAGAAGCCCAGGATCAGGAACGCGATGACCACGATGGCACCGAGTCCACCGAGGATCGCGATCAGCGCGGTGTTCGACTTGGCACCGTCGCCGGGCCCCGGCGGGTACTGGCCGTACTGGCCCGGCTGCCCGTACTGCGGCTGACCGTATTGGCCCGGCTGGCCGTACTGCGGCGGCTGACCGTACTGACCCGGCTGGCCGTACTGCGGCTGGCCATATTGCGGCTGGCCGGGTTGCCCCGGTTGTCCGTACTGGCCCGGCTGGCCGTACTGCGGCGGCGGGGGCGGCGGATACCCGGGGGCCCCGCCCGGCTGGCCGTACTGCGGGGGCTGACCGTACTGCGGCGGGGTGTAGGCGGGCGGCTGCCAGCCCGACGGCGCACCCTCGGACCCGGCCTCGGGCTGCTGCGGCGGCTGCCATTCCTGGGGCTGCGGGTTCGGCTGGTCAGCGGACTCGCCCGCGGGTTGATCCTGACCCTGCCACGGCTGCGTCGGGTCCGGTCCCTGCGGTCCGCTCATCATCTCTCCTCGCAAACTGGGTAACACGTGCGCCGGCATCAACCGTAGCGGTTGCCTCACCCTACCGGTTGACAGCGCACATCCGGCGACGGTGCGAGCAACGTTTGCACCGTGTCGAAGGGCCGCTTTGCGCTGGTGCGACGGCTCCGTCAGGTGTTGTCGACGGCCACCACGCCGCGGCGGACGGCGTCGATGGCCCGCTTGGCGACGGCGCGCAATTCGGGGTTCGGGGCCGCGATGCGGACCTGATCGAGCAGGTCGAGGACCTGTCGGCACCAGCGCACGAAATCGCCGGCCGACAGCGGCTGCGGTCGGGTGGCCGAACTGCTGGTATCGGCCACCGCGAGCGCCTCGGTCAGGTCGCCCGTGCTGGCCCACCGGTACATGGTCGCGATGAAACCCTCGTCGATGTCGCGCGACGGCGCGATGCGGTGGCGGTTCTCCTCGGCCCGCAACTCCCCCGAGAGCCGACGCGTGCCGACCAGGGCCCGGCGCAGCCCGGCGGTGGGCGCGTCGTACAGCTGCGGTGACGGCCCGTCGCTGCCGCGCGATTCGAACACCACCGCCGAGAGGACGGCCGCCAGTTCGGCGGGGGCCAGCTTGTTCCATACCCCGGTGCGCAGACACTCGGCCACCAGCAGATCACTCTCGCTGTAGATGCGGGCCAGCAACCGGCCGTCGTCGGTGATCCGCAGCGCGCGCTTGCCGGTGTCCGGGCCGGGATCGGAGGCGGCTTCCGAGGCGATGAACCCCCGCTCGACCAGCAGCCCGACGATGCGGTCGAACGTGCGGGCCAGCGAGTTGGTGGCGGCGGCGATCTTCTGCCGCAGCAGGTCGTTCTCCCGTTCGATGCGCAGGTACCGCTCGCCGGCGCGGACCTTCTCCTCCCGGTCGGGCGCGCTGTGGGCCGGGTGCCGGCGCAACTCCTCGCGCAGCGCGATCAGCTCGGGATCGTTGTCGGGGTCCTGACCGCCGCGCTTGCGCCGCTGCGAGGGCACGTCGAGCCCGGCGGCCGCCGACCGCAGCGCCGAGGCCAGATCGCGCCGCACCCGGGGCTGACGATGCTCGACCCGTTTGGGCAGCGACATGGTGCCCAGCGGAGCGGCGCCGCCGGAGTAGTCGGCCGAGGAGATCCGGCCCGCCCAGCGGTGCTCGCTGAGCACCAGGGGCCGCGGGTCGTCGTCGTCGCGGGCCGCCTCGAGCACGACGGCGAGCCCGCCGCGCCGACCCGAGGACACGTTGATGATGTCGCCGCGCCGCAGGGCGGCCAACGCCTCGGTGGCGGCGTGGCGCCGCTGCAGGCGCGACGAACGCGCTTGGGCCCGTTCGCGTTCGGAGATCTTGGCGCGCAGCCGCGCGTAGTCGAGCAGCGCGCTGTCCCGGCCGCCGATCTCGTCGGCGATCTCGTCGAGCAGCCGCTCGCCGCGCTCGACCCCGCGGACCAGGCCCACCACCGAACGATCCGCCTGATACTGCGCGAACGAGCGTTCCAACAGGTCCCGGGCCTGCGCGGGCCCCATCTGTCCGACCAGGTTGATCGTCATGTTGTAGGACGGCGCGAACGAACTCTTCAGCGGGAAGGTCCGGGTGGAGGCCAGGCCGGCGACCTCGGCGGGTTCGGCCGAGCTCTCCATCGGATTCCAGATCACCACCGCGTGGCCCTCGACGTCGATCCCCCGTCGCCCCGCGCGGCCGGTCAGCTGCGTGTACTCCCCGGGGGTCAGCGGCGCGTGTTGTTCACCGTTGAACTTCACCAGCCGCTCCAGGACCACGGTGCGGGCCGGCATGTTGATGCCCAAAGCCAGTGTCTCGGTGGCGAAGACGGCCTTCACCAGGCCGGCGGCGAACAGTTCCTCGACGGTGTGCCGGAAGACCGGCAGCATCCCGGCGTGGTGGGCCGCCAGCCCGCGCAGCAACCCCTCGCGCCACTCGTAGTAGCCCAGCACCGGCAGGTCCGCATCCGGCAGGTCACCGCACCGACGCTCGATGATCTCGGCGATGCGGGCGCGTTCGGAGTCGGTGGTCAGCCGCATCGACGAGCGCAGGCACTGCTTGACCGCGGCGTCGCAGCCCACCCGGGAGAACACGAAGGTGATGGCGGGCAGCAGCCCCTCGCTGTCCAGGGTGGCGATCACGTCCGGTCGCGACGGCGGGCGGAACAACCCGGGCCGGCCCCGGTGCGAGCCGCGGCCCTTGGGGCTGCGGGGCCGCCAGTCGCTGAGCTGGTCGGCCTCGCGCCGATGCGCGATGTGGCGCACCAGTTCCGGATCGACCAGCAGCTTCTTGCCGCGCGCGGTCCCGTCGTAGTCGAACAGGTCGAACAGGCGCCGGCCCACCAGCATGTGCTGCCACAGCGGGACGGGGCGCTCCTCGTCGACGATCACCGTGGTGTCGCCGCGCACGGTCTGCATCCAGCCGCCGAATTCCTCGGCGTTGCTCACGGTGGCGGACAGGCTGGCCAGCCGGACCTCCTCGGGCAGGTGCAGGATGACCTCCTCCCACACCGCCCCGCGCATCCGGTCGGCCAGGAAGTGCACCTCGTCCATGACGACGTAGGAAAGCCCGTGCAGCGCCGGGGAATTCGCGTACAGCATGTTGCGCAACACCTCGGTGGTCATCACCACCACCGGGGCGTCGGCGTTGACCGAGACATCACCGGTGAGCAAGCCGATCCGCTCGGGTCCGTACCGGCGCACCAGGTCGGTGTGCTTCTGATTGCTCAGCGCCTTGATGGGCGTGGTGTAGAAGCACTTGCGCCCGGCGGCCAGGGCCAGGTGCACCGCGAACTCCCCGACCACCGTCTTGCCCGCGCCGGTCGGCGCGCACACCAGCACGCCGTGGCCGCGCTCGAGGGCCTCACAGCCGCGCCGCTGGAAGTCGTCCAGGGTGAACGGCAGCTGCGTCGCGAACCGGTCGAGTTCGCCGGCCTCAGGCGATCCCTCAGGTGACATCGTCGTGCGCAATGCTGGTGGGTGCGCCGACCTGGGTCGGCGGCTCGATCACCGACGCCTCGTCGTCGTCGAGTTCGGCCTCCCGGGCGCGTTCACGCTTGGCCTTGCGCCGGTCGTGGAGGCGGGCGATCTGGATGGCGAACTCCATCAGCAGGGTCAACGCCAGGCCCAGCGCCAGCATGGAGAACGGGTCGTTGCCCGGTGTCGCGAACGCCGCGAACACGAACACGGCTAGGATCAGCCCGCGCCGCCACTCCTTGAGCTTCGCGTACGGCAGCACCCCGACGGCGTTGAGCATGATCAGGATCAGCGGGAACTCGAAACCGACGCCGAACACCAGCAGCAGGTTGATCAGGAAGCCGAAGTACTGCTCGCCGGACAGCGCGGTGACCTGGACGTCGCTGCCGACGGTCAACAGGAAGTGCAGGGCCTTGGACAGCACCAGGTAGGCCAGCAGCGCGCCGGCGACGAACAGCACCGCCGCCGTCACCACGAAGGTGACCGCGAACCGGCGCTCCTTCTTGTACAGCCCCGGGGTGATGAACGCCCACAGTTGGTAGAACCACACCGGGCAGGCCAGGACGATGCCCGCCGCCAACGCCACCTTGAGGCGCAGCATGAACTGGTCGAACGGCCCGGTGGCCAACAGGCGGCAGCCGCCGTCGGCGCTGATCTCGGCGCGCGCCGACTCCGGCAACGCACAGTAGGGCCCGCGCAACCATTCCCCGAGGCTGTCGAACCCGAAGACGCCGTAGCTGTACCAGAGGAAGCCGACGGCGGTGGTGAGCACGATCGCCGCCATGGAGATCAGCAGCCGCGTGCGCAGTTCGCGGATGTGGTCGACGAGCGACATCGTCCCGTCGGGGTTGACTCTGCTGCGGCGCTGCCGCGGGTCGAGCCGTTTGAAGACGCCGGGAGTTTTCACGGGATGAGTTCAGTCACGCGCCACCGGAGGGTGACGCGGCCTAGGACCAGGTGGACCGCGGCGGCCGTCAGGCCGGGCGGGCGTCGGTGTGGTTCGGGTCCGGGTTCGCCACCGGATCGACGACCCGCTCGGACTGCACCTGGGTCGGCGCCGGGTCCGGCTTGTCGGTCTGCAGTTCCTTGACCTCGGCCTTGAAGATGCGCATCGACTTGCCGAGGGAACGCGCGGCGTCCGGCAACCGCTTGGCCCCGAAGAGCAAGACGATCACCACAATGAGAATTGCCCAGTGCCACGGACTAAGAGCACCCACTTTGGTTACCTCCAGACGTTGGCTTGATGCTACCCCGCCTCGGCGTAGGCGCCCAGTGCGGCGTGCGCGGCCCGACGGACCCGCTCGGCCAGTTCGGCGGGCTCGACGACGGTGACTTCGGCGCCGAAACCCAACACCAATCGTGCCATCCACTCGTCGGACGCGTACGTCATCGCGGCCTCGAAATGCCCGTCGGGCAGCTCGCGCAGCACCCGCATCGGGTAGTACTCCAGCGTCCACGCCGCCTCCGGGGAGATCCGCAGCGTGGCGGCCGGCAGCGCGGGATCGGAGTCGAACAGCGACGTGTCGGTGCTGCCCTGCAGGGCCGGCTCCGGCGGTGCGGAGGCCTCGTCGAGCACCGAGGCGTCCACGATCCGGTCGAACCGGAACAGTCGCACTCCCTCGGCCTCGCGGGACCAGGCCTCCAGATAGCTGTGGTCGCCCACCAGGACCACGCGGATGGGGTCCACGATCCGTTCGGACAGCGTGTCGCGGGAGGCCGAGTAGTACTCGAGGCGCACGGCATGGCCGCTGCGCACGGCCTCGCGGACCGCCGCGGCCGCCTCACTTTCGGCCGGGGCACGCTCCGGTTCGGCGGCGACGGCACCGGTCGGGTGCACCGCCCCGGCCGCGGATTCGATCTTGGCGATCGCGCTGCGGGCGGCCTCGGGGTCCACCACGCCGGGCACGTCGGCCAGCGCGCGCAGCGCCATCAGCAGACCGGTGGCCTCCGGGGAGGTCAACCGCAGCGGCTCGTCCATGCCGGCGGAGAACGTCACGTTGATGGTGTCGCCGGAGAACTCGAAGTCGATCAGATCGCCGGGGCCATAGCCGGGCAGTCCGCACATCCACAGCTGATCCAGGTCCTGCTGGAGTTGCTTGCGGGTGACCCCCAGATCGGCGGCGGCCTCCGCGTAGGTGATCCGCGGGTTGGCCTTGAGATACGGCACCATGTTGAGCAGCCGGACCAGCCGCGCCGACACCGAACTGCTCATCGGATGGCCTCCCCCGCGGCGGCGCGCAGCCGCGCCAGGACCTCGTCGCGCAGCGCCGCCGGTTCCAACACCACCGCGTCGGCGCCGTGTCCCGCGATCTCGCGGACCAGTCCGTTGTAGGGGCCGGTGTCGAGTTCGATGACCTCGCCGTCACGGCCGCCCAACGTCCTCGGTCCCGTCGAGGTGCCGGCCCGGCGCAGCGAGGTGGCGCGGCCGTCGGCCACCCAGACCCGGGCCTGCACCCCGCCGGGGGCCTCGGCGACGGCCTTGGTCACCACCGCGCGCAGGTCCACGCCGTCGGGCGGTCGGACCGCACCGGCGGGGCCGACGGCGGCGACGTCGGTGCCCATCCGGGACAGCCGGAACGTGCGGGTGTCGTCGCGGTCGCGGTCGTGCCCGACCAGGTACCAGCGTCGGTGGTGGGTGATCACGCCCCACGGTTCGACGGTGCGCTTGGTGAACGGCGCGGTCCTCGATGAGCGGTGGTCGAACTCGACGACCTTGCCGGCGTTGATGGCCGAGAGCAGCACCGGCAGCACCCCCTCGGAGCCGCGCAGGCCGGGGAATCCGGCGGGGGCGGACAGCGGGACGCCCACCTCCGGTTCGACGTCCACGCCGCCGGCCCGCAGTTTGAGCAGCGCACCCTGGGTGGCGGTGACCAGCTCCGGGGACTGCCACAGCTGGGTGGCCACGGCGACGACGGCGGCCTCGTCGGCGGTCAGTTCGATGTCCGGCAACGCGTAGGCGTCGCGGTTGATGCGGTAGCCCTCGGTGGGGTCCAGCGAGGACACCCGGCCCGTCTCCAGCGGGATGCCCAGATCGCGCAGTTCGTTCTTGTCGCGTTCGAACATGCGCGAGAACGCGTCGTCGCTGGGGCTGTCGCCGTACCCGGCGACGCTCTTGCGGATTCGTTCGGCGGTGATGTACCCGTGCGTCGACAGCAGGGCGATGACGAGGTTCATCAACCGTTCGACTTTGGCGGTCGTCACGTTGTCAGCCCACGCCCCTACATCGACGCGATGAGTCGCTTGACCCGCTCGTCGACGGCGCGGAACGGGTCCTTGCACAGCACCGTGCGTTGCGCCTGATCGTTGAGCTTGAGGTGCACCCAGTCGACGGTGAAGTCGCGGCCGGCCTCCTGCGCCGCGGCGATGAACTCACCGCGCAGCTTCGCGCGGGTGGTCTGCGGCGGGGTGTTGACGGCCTCGTCGATCTCCTCGTCGGTGGTGATCCGGGCGGCCAGACCCTTGCGCTGCAGCAGGTCGAAGACTCCGCGGCCGCGCTTGATGTCGTGGTAGGCCAGGTCCAGCTGCGCGATCTTGGGATCGGAGAGCTCCATGTCGTAGCGGTCCTGATAGCGCTGGAACAGCTTGCGCTTGATCACCCAGTCGATCTCGGTGTCGACCTTGGCGAAGTCCTGACTCTCCACCGCGTCGAGTTGGCGGCCCCACAGGTCGACGACCTGCTGCAGCTGGGTGTCGGGTTCGCGGTTCTGCAGGTGCTCGACCGCGCGGGCGTAGTACTCGCGCTGAATGTCCAGGGCGCTGGCCTGCCGGCCGCCGGCCAGCCGGACCGGGCGCCGTCCGGTCAGGTCGTGGCTGACCTCTCGGATGGCCCGAATCGGGTTGTCCAGGGAGAAATCCCGGAACGGGACGCCGGCTTCGATCATCTCCAGCACCAACGCGGCGGTGCCCACCTTCAGCATGGTGGTCGACTCGCACATGTTGGAGTCGCCGACGATGACGTGCAGCCGCCGGTACTTCTCGGCGTCGGCGTGCGGTTCGTCGCGGGTGTTGATGATCGGGCGGCTGCGGGTGGTCGCGCTCGACACGCCCTCCCAGATGTGCTCGGCGCGCTGCGACAGGCAGAAGGTCGCGGCCTTCGGCGTCTGCAACACCTTGCCCGCCCCGCAGATCAGCTGCCGGGTGACCAGGAAGGGCAGCAGCACATCCGAGATCCGGGAGAATTCGCCGGCCCGCACGATCAGATAGTTCTCGTGGCAGCCGTAGGAGTTGCCGGCGGAGTCGGTGTTGTTCTTGAACAGGTAGATGTCCCCGCCAATGCCCTCGTCGGCCAACCGCTGTTCGGCGTCGATCAGCAGGTCCTCGAGCACCCGCTCACCCGCGCGGTCGTGGGTGACCAGCTGGATGAGGCTGTCGCACTCGGCGGTGGCGTACTCCGGATGGCTGCCCACGTCCAGATACAGGCGCGCACCGTTACGCAGGAAAACATTCGAGCTGCGGCCCCACGACACCACGCGGCGGAACAGGTACCGGGCTACCTCGTCCGGTGACAGCCGCCGATGGCCGTGGAACGTGCAGGTGACACCGAATTCGGTCTCGATGCCCATGATTCGTCGCTGCACGATGTCGAGCTTACGGGTTGGGCGGTCGCAACGGTGCGGAAGAATCGCCGCAAGAGCGTCCGGACCTGACTTGACAGCCCCACCAGCGCACCGGTCGACGCTGTGGATCGCCGCGCACACCAGGGGCGCAACCGGCGCCAGCATGCGCCGATGGAACCCACCGCACTGTCCCTCGATGCCGACCGGCTCCGCACCGCGGCCCGCGACGTCCTCGACCTCGCCGAGGCGCTGCGCCCGTTCTCGGATGTCGACCTGGGTGCCGCACTGCCCGGCTCGGCACTGGCCCGGACGGTGCCGCCGGACCCGCGTGCCCTGGCCGCCGACACCGTGCGCTGGGCGCAGCGCACCGAGGCCGCGGCCGACCGAATGACCGATGCCGACGCGGCCGCGGCGGTGCGGCTGCGGCCATGACCGCCGCGCCGACAGTCGGCCAGGTCGAGCGGTGGCGACCCGAGGCGCTGTTCGCCGCCGCCGACGGCTGGGCCGCGCTGGCCGCGCGGTGGCGCGCGCTCGCGGACACGCTGCATCGGCTGGACCGCGACAGCTGGCACGGCGAGGCGGCCGAGCGCGGTTGGGCGCAGGCCCAGCACCTCGAGGCCGCGGCCTCGGACTGGGCGGCGCGGATGGGGGCGGCCGCGGTGCAGGCCCGCCGGGGCGGACGGGTGCTCGGCGCGGCGCACGCGGAGTTCCTCGGACTGCTCGCCGCAGTTCGCGCCGACGGGAACCTGATCGGCGACGACGGCACCGTGACCCCCGACCGTTCCGGTGAGCTGACATCGCGGGTGTACCACGGGCTGCGCCAGGTCCTGGCGGCCGACCATGATGTCGCGGGGGCGATCGAGCGCGCGCTGACCCTCGCCGCGGCACCCGCGGCGAGACCGGTCGCGACGACACCCGCGGCCGCCGAGGTGGTCGCCGGCTGGCCGACCATGAGCCAGGACCGCATCGGCGAGCAGATCTCGGCGATGAGCACCGAGCAGCGCCGGCGACTGGTCGCGGGCGCACCGCTTCAGGTCGGCAACACCGATGGCGTGCCCTGGGACCTCCGGGTGGCCGCCAACCGGATCAACATCGCCGAAGCCATTGCCGCCCAACAAGACATCCTGGCCCGCCCCGAGAACGACAAGATCGGTGCCGCGCTGGCGGGCGGTTTCGGCCTGGGCGCCGGCATCGGTGGCTGGGGCACCCCGGGGGCGCGCGACCGCGTGCGCGCGGCGGCCTACCTCGACCCGGGCTGGCGGGCGGCCGCGATCGCCGCGCATGACCGAGATGCCCACCGCCGCATCGAGTTCTACCGGGGCCTGCTCGCGGACGTCACCGATCCCACGGGACGTTCCGCGCGGGTGCGGCCCCGGCAGATCCTGGCGTTCGACCCGGCCCGGTCCTCGTTGATCGAACTGCACGGCGACCTACGCACCGCGGGCAGCCTCGGGGTGCTGGTGCCCGGGATGAACACCACGGTGCTCGACTCGGCGGCCAACGTCCGCACCGCGCGGCGCTTCGTCGCCGCCGGCCGCGGCGAGGTCGCGATGATCACCTATCTCGGCGGCCCGTTTCCGACCGGTCCGGACCCGGTCACCGGCCTGGTCGAGGCCGCCGACCCCAGCTACGCCGTAGCGATGGCGCCGCGGTTGGTGGCGTTCAGCGAGGACGTCGACCGCACCGTCGATGCCACCGGGCGGCACGTGCCGGTGACCTACCTCGGGCACTCGTACGGCGGCTCGATCCTGGGCACCGCGGAACGGTTGGGCCTCACCGCGGATCGGACCGTCTACGTGGAGGCCGCCGGCGCCGGCGTCGGGGTCTTCGACGAATCCGACTG
It encodes the following:
- a CDS encoding alpha/beta hydrolase, which gives rise to MTAAPTVGQVERWRPEALFAAADGWAALAARWRALADTLHRLDRDSWHGEAAERGWAQAQHLEAAASDWAARMGAAAVQARRGGRVLGAAHAEFLGLLAAVRADGNLIGDDGTVTPDRSGELTSRVYHGLRQVLAADHDVAGAIERALTLAAAPAARPVATTPAAAEVVAGWPTMSQDRIGEQISAMSTEQRRRLVAGAPLQVGNTDGVPWDLRVAANRINIAEAIAAQQDILARPENDKIGAALAGGFGLGAGIGGWGTPGARDRVRAAAYLDPGWRAAAIAAHDRDAHRRIEFYRGLLADVTDPTGRSARVRPRQILAFDPARSSLIELHGDLRTAGSLGVLVPGMNTTVLDSAANVRTARRFVAAGRGEVAMITYLGGPFPTGPDPVTGLVEAADPSYAVAMAPRLVAFSEDVDRTVDATGRHVPVTYLGHSYGGSILGTAERLGLTADRTVYVEAAGAGVGVFDESDWNNRNPDVQRYSMTAPGDPIAWVQGLPGGPHGADPDEMSGVWRLGTGRRLDGSVMSGPAAHSDVVNEPSDAWHNLLAVITGTPVRR